In Saccharothrix syringae, the following are encoded in one genomic region:
- a CDS encoding non-ribosomal peptide synthetase: MTGSVHDLFAARVRADPDLTAVVSGPRRLTFRELAARVDRVAGTLVARGVRPEDPVGVLPERDADAVVALLAVLAAGGAVVPLAAGLPDARLADLLANSGAALVLTRRGLAHRLPADGAVRVVPVEDDHPPRTAALPRTTPDHLAYVLHTSGSTGRPHGVLATHRGLLALYAHHARDLFAAPRRLKVAHTAGLGFDAMWLPLLWMLAGHELHVVDDNALADPRTLVDHLATAGIDVLDETPSRLRELLRAGLLTGTRRPGIVVTGGEPVDPDLCKALVAAGIAAHNSYGTTEVAVESLLCPVAETDRAVLGRPIAGTRAHVLDADLRPADEGELYLAGPGVARGYLGRPGATAASFVADPHGPPGSRMYRTGDLVRRRPDGLLDHLGRAGGHVKVRGVRVDPGEVEATLLRHPAVTGAAVVLRDARLVAYAVTDRPPGELRSFLADLLPAQAVPSVVVPLTSLPLTPNGKLDRRGLPAPPPAGPGVAPRTPAEERVAAVWREVLGVERVGVLDDFVALGGDSVLAMRVAAALDRDLPARRVLALGTVEALAAHLADTPAGPIESRTPTPPNTEAPLSFAQERLWFLDEFSPGGTEYTTTAGYRLRGNPDRSALATALTRLVARHEQLRTTFRTSGGRGTQVVGPPHEVRLETGDESTLGEFVTRPFDLRTGPLLRAALLSTADQREHLLVLCLHHIVTDGWSMGVLAEELGTCYSAAVCGSEPDLAPLPLRYTDFAARQRARLTGAVLDAQLAHWERRLAGVAVLDLPADRPRPAVRTAAGATHRRTVPPAAAAGLAELGRSRGATLFTTLVAVTQAFLARTTGQRDIAVGTVTSGRDHPDLAGLVGFFVNTVVVRTPVDPGLPFTDLLDRVRGTVRDALDHDEVPFHRLVELLRPERDAGRPPLVQVVVALQNAPARPPALAGLGVTAFDPPRDAAAFDLALEFTSDDDGLHLAAEYSTDLFDGRTAARLVDRLLVLLAGVVDDPHRPLSRLPLLPPDELRRVLHDWPAGAPSPDRTVTGRFAERVAERPDAVAVTCDGVSLTYRGLDAAANRLAHRLLARGVRPEDRVGVCAPRGLPAIVALLGVLKAGAAFVPLDPGYPPTRLADVVADSGTALVLVPAHLRDRLPAGVEAVDLDDVNPDQVSPDDAEHPGTAPAVAITPRTAAYVMFTSGSTGRPKGVLVEHRSIARLAEGDPFPIGPDDVVAQCSTLSFDASTFEIWAALLSGARLAVCPGPLLSPEDLRGFTAAHGVTVLWLTAGLFHEIAAADPGAFTGLRQLGCGGDVVSPEHCAAVLRHAPDLRIVDGYGPTENTTFASAHAVRPTDPAAASLPIGRPVTGTRCYVLDDDLGPVPVGTPGHLHVGGTGLARGYLGHPGLTAARFVADPFGRGTRLYRTGDLVRWTPEGLLEFLGRSDDQVKIRGFRVEPGEVEAALRRHPDVTEAVVVPHEHVPGHKQLVAYVVARTGTDRLRAFLADTLPAHLVPGAFVPLPALPLAVSGKVDRGALPPPRPRSARAHVPPSGPREEVLARVWAEVLGVERVGADDNFFALGGDSILSIQVVSRARELGVSVTPKDLFLHQTVAGVAAHATEGRAVPVAREPGTGDVPLTPVQHWFLAGSAVPEHFAQWVEVDLDPDVDADALRAAVEALPAHHDLLRARFRLVDGRWHQHVPEEVGEVFATSAEPVERCVAGLRTPLADGPLFRAVLSTAGPRPALVLLAHHLVVDGVSWRILLDDLATGYAQAASGRAVDPGPRTTSFREWARRLRGHAEAGGFTADLPYWEGAVAPGGFEGPELPEHVVTARLSEQDTTALLRGASSAYRAGAEDVLVAAVGRVLSRWRGIERVPLELEGHGREDLFDGVDLSRTVGWFTTLFPFTADLTGADDWGAVVKAVKEQLRPAHRHGLGHGALRWLTTTHPADHRPLARVNYLGRFDAAFDRVPGGIRLAKPPTTPPHLDVTAAVTTSGELEFEWVHAPGAHPTAVVARLAEEVLGALREIAAHCAAPGAGGATPSDFPLARLSQAELDRVAGDGRSVEDVYPLTPVQGGMLFHSLSRPGAYLEQLHLTLPDADPDDLARAWQRVVDAIPALRTGVVWEGVREPVQVVRRSAPLPITRHDWRGAADEGRWRRLLAEDRAAGLDLSGESLGRVALVRTGEREVRVLWTFHHLLLDGWSAFQVLSEVLGTPRARRPFRDHVARVLALDPGRERWRAALAGFPGPTPLPWDRPPDRAHLACSSAVREVVLTAGDSARVRGFARRNRLTLGTVVQGAWALLLARHAGTRDVCFGLVVSGRTPDLPGADTVVGMLVNTVPVRLEVDPSDVPGWLARVQAAGRPPEHAALTDIRRWAGLPAGTRLFDSVVAVENYPLEHDAPVEVEAVENTNYPLHLVVRDAEPLAVQLGYDPDLFDPATAARLAGELAALLVEPAAGDGPPAETRAAPPPPAAGPAEFVPPTTPGERAVALAWGEVLPAARIGCADDFFALGGDSLLAVGVAARLGPVFGRAVAPRLLFDHPTVGALAAALGPTAAEDAEARDYQL, encoded by the coding sequence TTGACCGGAAGCGTCCACGACCTCTTCGCGGCCCGGGTGCGCGCCGATCCCGACCTGACCGCCGTGGTGTCCGGCCCGCGCCGGCTGACCTTCCGGGAGCTGGCCGCCCGGGTCGACCGCGTGGCCGGGACCCTGGTGGCGCGCGGCGTGCGGCCGGAGGACCCGGTCGGCGTGCTCCCCGAACGCGACGCGGACGCGGTGGTGGCGCTGCTGGCGGTCCTGGCGGCGGGCGGCGCGGTGGTGCCGCTGGCCGCCGGACTGCCCGACGCCCGCCTGGCCGACCTGCTCGCCAACTCCGGCGCCGCGCTCGTGCTGACCCGCCGGGGCCTCGCGCACCGGCTGCCCGCCGACGGCGCCGTCCGGGTCGTCCCCGTCGAGGACGACCACCCGCCGCGCACCGCCGCCCTGCCCCGCACCACCCCCGACCACCTCGCCTACGTCCTGCACACCTCCGGCTCCACCGGCCGCCCGCACGGCGTCCTCGCCACCCACCGCGGCCTGCTGGCCCTGTACGCCCACCACGCCCGCGACCTGTTCGCCGCACCCCGCCGCCTCAAGGTCGCCCACACCGCGGGCCTGGGGTTCGACGCGATGTGGCTGCCGCTGCTGTGGATGCTGGCCGGCCACGAGCTGCACGTGGTCGACGACAACGCGCTGGCCGACCCCCGAACCCTCGTCGACCACCTCGCGACCGCCGGGATCGACGTGCTGGACGAGACCCCGTCGCGGCTGCGCGAACTGCTGCGCGCGGGGCTGCTCACGGGCACCCGCCGGCCGGGGATCGTGGTCACCGGGGGCGAGCCGGTCGACCCGGACCTGTGCAAGGCCCTGGTCGCCGCGGGTATCGCGGCGCACAACTCCTACGGCACCACCGAGGTCGCGGTGGAGAGCCTGCTGTGCCCGGTCGCCGAGACCGACCGCGCGGTGCTGGGCCGCCCGATCGCCGGTACCCGCGCGCACGTCCTGGACGCCGACCTGCGCCCGGCCGACGAGGGCGAGCTGTACCTCGCCGGTCCCGGGGTGGCCCGCGGCTACCTGGGCCGGCCCGGCGCGACCGCCGCGTCGTTCGTCGCCGACCCGCACGGCCCGCCGGGCAGCCGCATGTACCGCACCGGCGACCTGGTGCGCCGCCGCCCGGACGGCCTGCTCGACCACCTCGGCCGGGCCGGTGGGCACGTCAAGGTGCGCGGGGTCCGCGTCGACCCGGGCGAGGTCGAGGCCACCCTGCTGCGGCACCCGGCCGTGACCGGCGCGGCCGTGGTGCTCCGGGACGCCCGGCTCGTCGCCTACGCGGTGACCGACCGGCCGCCGGGGGAGCTGCGGTCGTTCCTGGCGGACCTGCTGCCCGCCCAGGCGGTGCCGTCGGTGGTGGTGCCGCTGACCTCGCTGCCGCTGACCCCCAACGGCAAGCTCGACCGCCGCGGCCTCCCGGCGCCGCCGCCCGCCGGACCGGGAGTCGCGCCGCGCACCCCGGCCGAGGAGCGGGTGGCCGCGGTGTGGCGGGAGGTGCTGGGCGTCGAGCGGGTCGGCGTGCTGGACGACTTCGTCGCGCTGGGTGGGGATTCCGTGCTGGCCATGCGGGTCGCGGCGGCGCTGGACCGGGACCTGCCCGCGCGGCGCGTGCTCGCGCTCGGCACCGTCGAGGCGCTGGCCGCGCACCTGGCCGACACTCCCGCCGGCCCCATCGAATCCCGCACCCCAACCCCGCCCAACACCGAGGCACCCCTGTCGTTCGCCCAAGAACGCCTGTGGTTCCTGGACGAGTTCTCACCCGGCGGCACCGAGTACACCACCACGGCCGGCTACCGCCTGCGCGGCAACCCCGACCGGAGCGCCCTGGCCACAGCGCTGACCCGCCTGGTCGCCCGGCACGAGCAACTGCGCACCACCTTCCGCACCTCCGGAGGCCGCGGCACCCAGGTGGTCGGCCCGCCCCACGAGGTCCGCCTCGAAACGGGCGACGAGAGCACCCTCGGCGAGTTCGTCACCCGGCCGTTCGACCTGCGCACCGGCCCGCTCCTGCGCGCCGCCCTGCTGTCGACCGCCGACCAGCGGGAGCACCTGCTGGTGCTGTGCCTGCACCACATCGTCACCGACGGCTGGTCGATGGGCGTGCTGGCCGAGGAACTGGGCACCTGCTACTCCGCCGCCGTGTGCGGGAGCGAGCCCGACCTCGCGCCGCTGCCCCTGCGCTACACCGACTTCGCCGCCCGGCAACGCGCCCGGCTGACCGGCGCGGTGCTGGACGCGCAGCTCGCGCACTGGGAGCGGCGGCTGGCCGGGGTGGCGGTCCTGGACCTGCCCGCCGACCGGCCGCGCCCGGCGGTGCGGACCGCGGCGGGCGCGACCCACCGCCGCACCGTGCCGCCCGCCGCGGCGGCGGGCCTGGCCGAGCTGGGCCGGTCGCGGGGCGCCACCCTCTTCACCACGCTCGTCGCGGTCACCCAGGCGTTCCTGGCCCGCACGACCGGGCAGCGCGACATCGCCGTGGGCACCGTCACCTCCGGCCGGGACCACCCCGACCTGGCCGGCCTCGTCGGGTTCTTCGTCAACACCGTGGTGGTCCGCACGCCGGTGGACCCCGGGCTGCCCTTCACCGACCTCCTCGACCGGGTCAGGGGCACCGTCCGCGACGCGCTCGACCACGACGAGGTCCCGTTCCACCGCCTGGTGGAGCTGCTGCGCCCCGAGCGCGACGCCGGGCGCCCGCCGCTGGTGCAGGTGGTCGTGGCGCTCCAGAACGCCCCCGCCCGGCCGCCCGCCCTGGCCGGGCTCGGGGTGACCGCGTTCGACCCGCCCCGCGACGCCGCGGCGTTCGACCTGGCGCTGGAGTTCACCTCCGACGACGACGGCCTGCACCTGGCCGCGGAGTACAGCACCGACCTGTTCGACGGGCGCACCGCCGCCCGGCTCGTCGACCGCCTGCTGGTCCTGCTGGCCGGCGTGGTCGACGACCCGCACCGGCCGCTGTCCCGGCTGCCGCTGCTCCCGCCCGACGAGCTGCGGCGCGTGCTGCACGACTGGCCCGCCGGCGCGCCGAGCCCCGACCGCACGGTCACCGGCCGGTTCGCCGAGCGCGTCGCGGAGCGGCCCGACGCGGTCGCGGTGACCTGCGACGGCGTGTCCCTGACCTACCGGGGGCTGGACGCCGCGGCGAACCGGCTGGCCCACCGGCTGCTGGCGCGCGGCGTGCGGCCGGAGGACCGGGTGGGCGTGTGCGCGCCGCGCGGCCTGCCCGCGATCGTCGCGCTGCTGGGCGTGCTCAAGGCGGGCGCCGCGTTCGTGCCGCTCGACCCCGGCTACCCGCCGACCAGGCTGGCCGACGTGGTCGCCGACTCCGGCACCGCGCTGGTGCTCGTGCCCGCCCACCTGCGCGACCGGCTGCCGGCGGGCGTGGAGGCCGTGGACCTGGACGACGTGAACCCGGACCAAGTGAGCCCGGACGACGCGGAGCACCCGGGCACCGCGCCCGCCGTCGCGATCACGCCCCGCACCGCCGCCTACGTCATGTTCACCTCCGGCTCCACCGGCCGCCCCAAGGGCGTGCTGGTCGAGCACCGGTCGATCGCCCGGCTCGCCGAGGGCGACCCGTTCCCGATCGGCCCGGACGACGTGGTGGCGCAGTGCTCCACGCTGTCGTTCGACGCCTCCACCTTCGAGATCTGGGCCGCCCTGCTGTCCGGGGCCCGGCTGGCGGTGTGCCCGGGTCCGCTGCTGTCGCCGGAGGACCTGCGCGGCTTCACCGCCGCGCACGGCGTCACCGTGCTGTGGCTGACCGCGGGCCTGTTCCACGAGATCGCCGCCGCCGACCCCGGCGCGTTCACCGGCCTGCGCCAGCTCGGCTGCGGCGGTGACGTGGTCTCGCCCGAGCACTGCGCCGCGGTGCTGCGGCACGCCCCGGACCTGCGGATCGTGGACGGCTACGGCCCCACCGAGAACACCACCTTCGCCTCCGCCCACGCGGTGCGCCCGACCGACCCGGCCGCCGCGTCCCTGCCGATCGGGCGGCCGGTCACCGGCACCCGGTGCTACGTGCTGGACGACGACCTGGGCCCGGTCCCCGTCGGCACGCCCGGCCACCTGCACGTCGGCGGCACCGGCCTGGCCCGCGGCTACCTCGGCCACCCCGGCCTGACCGCGGCGCGGTTCGTGGCCGACCCGTTCGGGCGCGGCACCCGGCTGTACCGGACCGGCGACCTGGTGCGCTGGACCCCCGAGGGGCTGCTGGAGTTCCTGGGCCGCTCCGACGACCAGGTCAAGATCCGCGGTTTCCGGGTGGAGCCGGGCGAGGTCGAGGCCGCGCTGCGCCGCCACCCGGACGTCACCGAGGCCGTCGTCGTGCCGCACGAGCACGTGCCCGGCCACAAGCAGCTCGTCGCCTACGTCGTCGCCCGCACCGGCACCGACCGGCTGCGCGCGTTCCTCGCCGACACCCTGCCCGCCCACCTGGTGCCCGGCGCGTTCGTGCCGCTGCCCGCGCTGCCGCTCGCGGTCAGCGGCAAGGTCGACCGCGGGGCCCTGCCGCCGCCCCGGCCGCGGTCCGCCCGGGCCCACGTGCCGCCGAGCGGGCCGCGCGAGGAGGTGCTGGCGCGGGTCTGGGCGGAGGTGCTGGGCGTCGAGCGGGTGGGCGCGGACGACAACTTCTTCGCCCTGGGCGGCGACTCCATCCTGAGCATCCAGGTGGTGTCCCGGGCCCGCGAGCTGGGCGTGTCGGTGACGCCCAAGGACCTGTTCCTGCACCAGACGGTCGCCGGGGTCGCCGCGCACGCCACCGAGGGGCGCGCGGTCCCGGTCGCGCGCGAACCCGGCACCGGGGACGTGCCGCTGACCCCGGTGCAGCACTGGTTCCTGGCCGGTTCGGCGGTACCGGAGCACTTCGCCCAGTGGGTGGAGGTCGACCTGGACCCGGACGTGGACGCCGATGCGCTGCGCGCCGCGGTCGAGGCGCTGCCCGCGCACCACGACCTGCTGCGCGCCCGGTTCCGGCTCGTCGACGGGCGGTGGCACCAGCACGTGCCCGAGGAGGTGGGCGAGGTCTTCGCGACCAGCGCCGAGCCCGTCGAGCGGTGCGTGGCCGGGCTGCGGACGCCACTGGCCGACGGCCCGCTGTTCCGGGCCGTCCTGTCGACCGCCGGGCCGCGGCCGGCGCTGGTGCTGCTGGCGCACCACCTGGTCGTGGACGGCGTGTCGTGGCGCATCCTGCTGGACGACCTGGCCACCGGCTACGCCCAGGCCGCGTCGGGCCGGGCGGTGGACCCGGGCCCGCGGACCACGTCGTTCCGCGAGTGGGCGCGGCGGCTGCGCGGGCACGCCGAGGCCGGCGGCTTCACCGCGGACCTGCCGTACTGGGAGGGCGCGGTGGCGCCCGGCGGGTTCGAGGGGCCGGAGCTGCCCGAGCACGTGGTGACCGCCCGACTGTCCGAACAGGACACCACGGCGCTGCTGCGCGGCGCGTCCTCGGCCTACCGCGCCGGGGCCGAGGACGTGCTGGTGGCGGCGGTGGGCCGGGTGCTGTCGCGGTGGCGCGGCATCGAGCGCGTGCCGCTGGAGCTGGAGGGCCACGGCCGGGAGGACCTGTTCGACGGGGTGGACCTGTCCCGCACGGTCGGCTGGTTCACCACCCTGTTCCCGTTCACCGCCGACCTGACCGGCGCCGACGACTGGGGCGCGGTGGTCAAGGCGGTCAAGGAGCAGCTGCGCCCGGCCCACCGGCACGGCCTGGGCCACGGCGCCCTGCGGTGGCTCACCACCACCCACCCGGCCGACCACCGGCCGCTGGCGCGGGTGAACTACCTGGGCCGGTTCGACGCCGCGTTCGACCGGGTGCCCGGCGGCATCCGGCTCGCCAAGCCGCCCACCACCCCGCCGCACCTGGACGTCACGGCCGCCGTCACCACCTCGGGCGAGCTGGAGTTCGAGTGGGTGCACGCGCCGGGCGCGCACCCCACCGCCGTGGTGGCGCGGCTCGCCGAGGAGGTGCTGGGCGCGCTGCGCGAGATCGCCGCGCACTGCGCCGCGCCCGGTGCGGGCGGTGCCACGCCGTCGGACTTCCCGCTGGCCCGGTTGAGCCAGGCGGAGCTGGACCGCGTCGCGGGCGACGGCCGGTCCGTCGAGGACGTGTACCCGCTGACCCCGGTGCAGGGCGGGATGCTGTTCCACAGCCTGTCCCGGCCCGGCGCGTACCTGGAGCAACTGCACCTGACCCTGCCCGACGCCGACCCGGACGACCTGGCGCGGGCGTGGCAGCGGGTGGTCGACGCGATCCCGGCGCTGCGCACCGGCGTGGTCTGGGAGGGGGTGCGCGAGCCGGTGCAGGTCGTGCGCCGGTCCGCGCCGCTCCCGATCACCCGCCACGACTGGCGCGGTGCGGCGGACGAGGGGCGGTGGCGGCGGCTGCTGGCCGAGGACCGTGCGGCCGGGCTGGACCTGTCGGGGGAGTCGCTGGGCCGGGTGGCGCTCGTGCGCACCGGGGAGCGGGAGGTCCGCGTGCTGTGGACCTTCCACCACCTGCTGCTCGACGGCTGGAGCGCGTTCCAGGTGCTGTCGGAGGTCCTGGGCACCCCCCGGGCGCGGCGGCCGTTCCGCGACCACGTGGCCCGGGTGCTCGCCCTGGACCCGGGCCGGGAGCGCTGGCGCGCCGCGCTCGCCGGGTTCCCCGGCCCCACGCCGCTGCCCTGGGACCGGCCGCCGGACCGGGCGCACCTGGCGTGCTCGTCCGCGGTGCGCGAGGTCGTGCTGACCGCCGGCGACTCCGCGCGCGTGCGGGGGTTCGCCCGGCGCAACCGGCTGACGCTCGGCACGGTCGTGCAGGGCGCGTGGGCGCTGCTGCTCGCCCGCCACGCCGGCACCCGGGACGTGTGCTTCGGCCTGGTGGTGTCCGGGCGGACCCCGGACCTGCCCGGCGCCGACACCGTGGTGGGGATGCTGGTCAACACCGTGCCGGTGCGGCTGGAGGTCGACCCGTCGGACGTGCCCGGCTGGCTGGCCCGCGTGCAGGCCGCCGGCCGACCGCCCGAGCACGCGGCGCTGACCGACATCCGCCGGTGGGCGGGCCTGCCCGCCGGGACGCGGCTGTTCGACAGCGTGGTGGCGGTGGAGAACTACCCGCTGGAGCACGACGCGCCGGTCGAGGTGGAGGCGGTGGAGAACACCAACTACCCGCTGCACCTGGTGGTGCGCGACGCCGAACCCCTGGCGGTCCAACTCGGCTACGACCCCGACCTGTTCGACCCGGCCACCGCGGCCCGGCTCGCCGGGGAGCTGGCGGCGCTGCTGGTGGAACCGGCGGCCGGGGACGGGCCGCCGGCGGAAACCCGTGCCGCGCCCCCGCCGCCCGCCGCCGGTCCGGCGGAGTTCGTGCCGCCGACCACGCCCGGCGAGCGCGCGGTGGCCCTGGCGTGGGGCGAGGTGCTGCCCGCGGCCCGGATCGGGTGCGCGGACGACTTCTTCGCCCTGGGCGGGGACTCGCTGCTCGCCGTCGGGGTCGCGGCCCGGCTCGGACCGGTGTTCGGGCGCGCCGTGGCACCCCGGCTCCTGTTCGACCACCCGACGGTCGGCGCGCTGGCCGCGGCGCTCGGGCCCACCGCCGCCGAGGACGCCGAGGCGCGGGACTACCAGCTGTGA
- a CDS encoding acyl carrier protein: MASDFAADDDLDPIVEQVRAFFTSALPETHLEPDQDYFALGLVNSLLALELVTHVEKNFAIRVEVEDLDLDNFRTLNRIAAFVRGKLSAAR; encoded by the coding sequence TTGGCCAGCGACTTCGCCGCGGACGACGACCTCGACCCGATCGTCGAGCAGGTGCGAGCCTTCTTCACCTCGGCACTGCCGGAAACCCACCTGGAACCGGACCAGGACTATTTCGCCCTCGGCTTGGTGAACTCTTTGCTCGCCCTCGAACTGGTGACCCACGTGGAAAAGAACTTCGCGATCCGGGTGGAGGTCGAGGACCTCGACCTGGACAACTTCCGGACCCTGAACCGAATAGCCGCGTTCGTGCGCGGCAAGCTGTCCGCGGCGCGGTGA
- a CDS encoding acyl-CoA dehydrogenase family protein has protein sequence MDPAAFADSVRADAAGWDRHGGVPPEVVRAVARAGFLAADVPARYGGRDSSPAEVGRLCAVFGGTCSALRALVTVQGMVAAAVLRWGDAGQRDRWLPALTSGDRLAGFAATEAGAGSDLAAVGATLEAGRLRGRKLWVTFGGLADVFLVLASRGGRPVAVLVEAGPGVVVEPVTGQLGMRAARIAHVRFDDVPVAEVLAPPGFGLSHVVGTALDHGRFTVAWGCAGLAGACLDLTAGHVAARAQGGTALSEHQAVRAVLGRCLVEVRAARQLCAHAAALRERGDPEALHETVLAKYGAARAASVVAGHAVRLHGAAGVDADSTVGRFHRDAAVMRIIEGSDEVAEQHLGRYALRGGS, from the coding sequence GTGGACCCCGCGGCGTTCGCCGACTCGGTGCGCGCGGACGCGGCCGGGTGGGACCGGCACGGCGGCGTGCCCCCGGAGGTCGTGCGCGCGGTCGCGCGGGCCGGGTTCCTGGCCGCCGACGTGCCCGCCCGGTACGGCGGCCGGGACTCCTCGCCCGCCGAGGTGGGGCGGCTGTGCGCGGTTTTCGGCGGCACGTGCAGCGCGTTGCGGGCCCTGGTCACCGTGCAGGGCATGGTGGCCGCGGCGGTGCTGCGCTGGGGCGACGCCGGTCAGCGCGACCGCTGGCTGCCCGCGCTGACCTCCGGGGACCGGCTGGCCGGGTTCGCCGCGACCGAGGCCGGCGCGGGCAGCGACCTGGCGGCGGTGGGCGCGACCCTGGAGGCGGGTCGGCTGCGCGGCCGCAAGCTGTGGGTGACCTTCGGCGGGCTAGCCGACGTGTTCCTGGTGCTCGCCTCGCGGGGCGGGCGGCCGGTGGCCGTGCTGGTGGAGGCCGGGCCGGGCGTGGTGGTGGAGCCGGTGACCGGGCAGCTGGGGATGCGCGCGGCGCGGATCGCGCACGTGCGCTTCGACGACGTGCCGGTGGCCGAGGTGCTGGCGCCGCCGGGGTTCGGCCTGTCGCACGTGGTCGGCACGGCGCTGGACCACGGGCGGTTCACCGTGGCCTGGGGGTGCGCGGGCCTGGCGGGGGCGTGCCTGGACCTCACCGCCGGGCACGTCGCGGCCAGGGCGCAGGGCGGCACGGCCCTGTCCGAGCACCAGGCCGTGCGCGCGGTGCTCGGCCGGTGCCTGGTGGAGGTCCGGGCCGCCCGGCAGCTGTGCGCCCACGCCGCGGCGCTGCGCGAGCGCGGCGACCCCGAGGCGCTGCACGAGACCGTGCTGGCCAAGTACGGCGCGGCGCGGGCGGCGTCGGTCGTCGCCGGGCACGCGGTGCGGCTGCACGGCGCGGCGGGCGTCGACGCGGACAGCACCGTGGGCCGGTTCCACCGCGACGCCGCGGTCATGCGGATCATCGAGGGTTCCGACGAGGTGGCCGAGCAGCACCTCGGCCGGTACGCGCTGCGAGGTGGGTCGTGA
- a CDS encoding HAD-IIIC family phosphatase: MTGLPAVKCLVWDLDDTLWDGVVLEGDRPVPRPEAVVALACLDERGILHAVAGRGDRPAALAHLAEHGLDRMFCALEVGWGAKSAAVRRIAAELNIGLDTVAFTDNDAAELAEVAAALPQVRCYPAEQVGRLASLPEFRPGPVTPESRGRRQAYLTERDRAEAERGFDGSAAEFLASLGLELTVAEATEADLERARELTVRTHQLNTTGVTYDVAELRALCASPGHDVLVARLRDRFGDYGAIGLAVVAHVGGDAVLELLLMSCRVMSRGVGSVLLGDIVRDALARGRRPVARFVRTPVNQVMLVTLRFAGFEPVERDGDRVVLARPSPVPPAPPPHVRLVDGRRR, translated from the coding sequence GTGACGGGGTTGCCGGCGGTCAAGTGCCTGGTCTGGGACCTGGACGACACGCTGTGGGACGGGGTCGTGCTCGAAGGCGACCGACCGGTGCCGCGCCCGGAGGCGGTGGTGGCGCTGGCGTGCCTGGACGAGCGCGGCATCCTGCACGCGGTGGCCGGCCGCGGCGACCGCCCGGCGGCGCTGGCCCACCTCGCCGAGCACGGCCTGGACCGGATGTTCTGCGCGCTGGAGGTCGGCTGGGGCGCGAAGTCAGCGGCGGTGCGGCGGATCGCGGCCGAGTTGAACATCGGCCTGGACACCGTCGCGTTCACCGACAACGACGCCGCGGAACTGGCCGAGGTCGCCGCGGCGCTGCCGCAGGTGCGCTGCTACCCGGCCGAGCAGGTCGGGCGACTGGCGTCGCTGCCCGAGTTCCGGCCCGGCCCGGTGACGCCCGAGTCGCGCGGGCGGCGCCAGGCGTACCTGACCGAGCGGGACCGCGCGGAGGCCGAGCGGGGGTTCGACGGGTCGGCGGCGGAGTTCCTGGCGTCGCTGGGGTTGGAGCTGACCGTCGCGGAGGCGACCGAGGCGGACCTGGAGCGGGCGCGAGAGCTGACCGTGCGCACGCACCAGCTCAACACGACCGGCGTCACCTACGACGTGGCCGAGCTGCGCGCCCTGTGCGCGTCCCCCGGGCACGACGTGCTGGTCGCCCGGCTGCGGGACAGGTTCGGCGACTACGGGGCGATCGGGCTCGCGGTCGTCGCGCACGTCGGCGGTGACGCGGTGCTGGAGCTGCTGCTGATGTCGTGCCGGGTGATGTCGCGCGGGGTGGGTTCGGTGCTGCTGGGCGACATCGTGCGGGACGCGCTGGCGCGCGGGCGGCGCCCGGTGGCGCGGTTCGTCCGCACGCCGGTCAACCAGGTGATGCTGGTGACGCTGCGGTTCGCCGGTTTCGAACCGGTGGAGCGGGACGGTGACCGGGTGGTGCTGGCCCGGCCGTCCCCGGTGCCGCCCGCCCCGCCACCGCACGTGCGGCTGGTGGACGGGAGGCGGCGGTGA